ATTACATTACTCACTACACACTCGAGGCCCAACTCCAGCCCATCGTGCATTAGCATTACAGCCCAGGTGGCCCAGGGCAACCTCTAACGGAGACGGAGAGCGAGATCGGGAGGGGCCCCAGAAAAGAAAGCAACGGCGAGCGCGCCGGCACCGGAGTCTGGCGACATGgcgcggaggaggggcggccccgcggcggcggctgcgacggcGGTCGCCTCGCCGGCCGTTGTCGGGACGGTCGCCCTCATGGCGCTCGTGTACTACTCCACGCTCTTCGTCTTTCTGGACCACTGGCTCGGCCTCGGcacgccggccggcgccgcccacgcgGCCGCCGTttcgctcgccgtcgtcgcctgcTTCTTCGCCTTTGCGTGCGCCGCGGCTGCCGACCCGGGCTCCGTTCCCGCCTCCTTCGCACCCGACGCCGAAGCCGCGCAGGGACAGGTCGGACAGCCGAGATCTTGGATTTCCTTGTTTTCCTTGTTGTCTTGGATTTACTTCTCTTTCTTGCCAACCTTGAGGGGCCAGGCTATCACTAGGTTTATTGCTATAAACTGGTGGTTGTTCTATTGGAAGTGTAAATTGACATAAAATGCACCTTCCACGCTAGTTCAGCTACAATCCATAACTCATTACACAAGCTTGATCGTTTTCAGAGATGAACCAGTCACCATGAACTAAATGAGATGGTTGTGCATACACCAGATAATCACACGTTTTCCTTCATTCCTTCATGTCACTTTGCTCGATCACTACTCTTTAGTGCTTTCTTTCGCACGCTGATTATGTATTTGGTTGCAGCGGGGGTTGGAATCAAGGTATTGCGATAAATGTTGCATGTTCAAGCCTCCTCGATCCCACCATTGCAGGGTCTGCAAAAGGTGTGTTCTCAAAATGGTAGGTGCGCACCATCTTTGTCACTACTGATGCTCTGTCTTCCATACACTGCTGCAACCAAAAGTCCTGTGTAATGCTGTTGATGGCAGGATCATCACTGTGTCTGGATCAATAACTGCGTGGGATATGCTAACTACAAAGCCTTCATCATCTGTGTCCTAAATGCAACTATCGGGTCTCTTTATTCATTTGTAAGTGACTATATGCTGCAGCAAACTATCGGGTGCATCTTCATCAATTtcacaattgtgtcaaaatatttTGCAGGTGATATTTCTGTGTGATCTCTTTCTGAAAGAGCATGAGTTTGATGTTCTTTATGTCAAGATAGTATATGTAAGTGCCTGGCCTTTATTCTGAGCTAGGAGCTCTCACTATGCTATCAAAAAAGCCTCTTTCTTGCTAAATATTCAATCAATTATTGGCTGTGAGCCTGTGATGCCACTATTCTTCCAATTTGTACCATTATTCACCAATTCAGGGTTTGCTTGGTTGGTTGCCAGAAAGATTAGTTTTTGTGTATTGTATCATGATCATCTGCAATGCGGATTTTGTATGCCCACGCTGATATGATTTGTACAATATTTAGATAGTGCCCAGTACTTTCGTTTACACTATCAAAGGATCAACTAGGATATAGGGTATAGCAGACACCAGTAATGTACTCTTTCACATGTTGATATATTTTGACTTGCCAGGATCTGAGGGAAATGATCACGAACAATTGTTAACTAGTAATATCGCATGACAAAATTGACCCTTTTCTTGTAAAATTCTTGTGAGCTGTCAGCCGTTTGTCATGGATTTCAACTCAACTGAGATTGGTGTAAGTGTTAGCTGCAGAGAAGTAAAAACTGGATTCTGGTAATTTTTTAAAGTTGCATAATAGATAGAAACATTCCAACCTTGCAAAATAATCTTTTGGGCTGTAGAAGTCATTCTCTATTTAGTTTTGTGTTGTGTCTTTACTTCTTTTAATATAAGCACAAGACTATGATCAATTTAAAATTGAATACTGAAAAATGCAGATCTTGGCTGGTGTCCTGTTATTCTTCTTAAGCTTGACAATAGGTTCTCTATTATGCTGGCACATCTATCTTTTGTGTCATAACATGACAACCATAGAGGTAAGCTACTATTTGGAATTCCAAACTTATCGTCTACTACATAGTTTCGTTGCACCATATTTATTATTTTCAGCTCCTTTGCATCAGTACCGGGAGGCAGTAAGAGCGAAGTGGCTTGCAAAGAAGAGCGGGCAGAAATATCGCCACCAATTCGATCTTGGCATGAGGAAGAACATTCAAATGGTACTTTtacattaaaaaaaattgtgtacCACATCCAAAACTAATCCTTACAAGATCAGGGTTTCAATTTTCGGTGTTAAAGATTTACATATCAGTTACCCTGTTTTTGTTTAGCACTCAATTTGACTAAATTGTTGGTCGATTTGATCTGTAACAGATCCTGGGTCCAAACATTCTTTGCTGGCTTTGCCCTACTGCGACAGGGCATTTGAAGGATGGCACCGAGTTCCAAATCACAAACAACTGACGGGATGCATCATCAGCATTGCCAGTCGCCTCATACTGCCATGTAGATTTACAAGTTAGTTTATTTTGTTACCAAATGGCTCATAGTCCTTTGTCTTTGTTGCTAGCCAGGGCATCTGTAGAAATCTTCAGATTTCCCCCATATTGTAACAGCATGTAAAGTTTCCTCCCCGCCGTCCCATCTCCATGTATCTTCGACTGTTTGTTCAATTTTATTGTGTATGTGTAGACATGTTTTGAGTTTGATCAGATGTACTGAAACACTGGATGTGTAGTTACTTTGAGGGTGCTACAAATTCTCCCCAAATTGTGTGGGATATGTTCATATGAACATAGTGTATGAGTAGATTGTGAAGTTAATCGTAGTTTGTGAAGTTAATCCCCAAATTGTCTGGTAGTACTGGCCCCACATGCAGTGACACGAGTCGGCGATGGAAAGAAAGGAACGGCAGCTTCTTCATACTCGTACAAGAGCAACAGGTCAAAACGAAACGAAAGCCGGCAATGGCGACCACCccagcccacgccgccgccggtgaagcGGTGATGTCCTACGGCCGAGTTGGGGCCCGTAGGATCCCACCTCGTCTTGGCTTCCTCTCCAAACCGTCCTCCCGGTGGGCCGCGATCTCGGTGGCTCCGGCCCCTCGCCACGCGGCTCCGGCGGCAGCCGCGGCCAAGGAGCGggtcgcggaggaggaggaggggccggcGTGGGTGGAGCTGGAGCCCATCGCGAGCGAGCAGCAGCTGGACCGGGCCCTCGCGGTGGCGCAGCAGCTCGACCTCCCCATCGTCCTGCTCTGGTAAAACCACTTTCTCGGATTGGATCGTCTAGGCTGCCGCTGTTAATTTCTCCGATAAAGCGATCGTTTCTGTATGGTTGCGGGGTTAGCAGGTCGTGTTTGTCGGATCAGGCGGCCATTGCTGGAGCTCAAATTGAGCATCTTGGGTGAACAGAAAAGAGACCTTTTGCCCATTTGTTCGTATGTTCAGTCACTTGGGGGT
This window of the Panicum virgatum strain AP13 chromosome 1K, P.virgatum_v5, whole genome shotgun sequence genome carries:
- the LOC120646730 gene encoding thioredoxin-like 3-2, chloroplastic, which gives rise to MATTPAHAAAGEAVMSYGRVGARRIPPRLGFLSKPSSRWAAISVAPAPRHAAPAAAAAKERVAEEEEGPAWVELEPIASEQQLDRALAVAQQLDLPIVLLWMASWCRKCIYLKPKLEKLAAEYHPRIRFYCVDVNAVPQKLVNRAGVTKMPSIQLWIDSQKQDEVIGGHKSWLVIDDVRRMIEREE
- the LOC120646721 gene encoding probable protein S-acyltransferase 15, with translation MARRRGGPAAAAATAVASPAVVGTVALMALVYYSTLFVFLDHWLGLGTPAGAAHAAAVSLAVVACFFAFACAAAADPGSVPASFAPDAEAAQGQRGLESRYCDKCCMFKPPRSHHCRVCKRCVLKMDHHCVWINNCVGYANYKAFIICVLNATIGSLYSFVIFLCDLFLKEHEFDVLYVKIVYILAGVLLFFLSLTIGSLLCWHIYLLCHNMTTIEYREAVRAKWLAKKSGQKYRHQFDLGMRKNIQMILGPNILCWLCPTATGHLKDGTEFQITNN